In Suncus etruscus isolate mSunEtr1 chromosome 9, mSunEtr1.pri.cur, whole genome shotgun sequence, the genomic window TGAACAGGGAtgaaactgaacccaggtcagctgtgtgcaagacaaatgctctccccgctgtgctatggctctggttccTCCGGGTAATACTGGACTCAGCTGTGCTGGCCATTCAGTGCTTGGGCTCTATGATGTGGTGAGGGCAGGGTCTCCAGGACCACACCAGCTGCGGTTAGGGGGACTGCGCAATACAGGGGATCCAACTAGGTGCCTCTGTGTGTGCTCTAGCTCTTTCAAGATCTCTCCCCAGCCTCTCCAAATCTTTCTTGGGTAAGAGTCTTCCTGAAACTTCAGGCAATTTCCTGAGTCATGGGGctggcatgcagcctacctgggacagacccaagtttgattcctggcatcctatatgatatcccccccctcaagcctgccatgagtgatttcttctGGGCATCttggcatcttttttttgtttgttttttgttttttgggtcacacctggcagcgcttagggattactcctggctccacgctcagaaatctctcctggcaggctgaggggacaacatggatgggatgctgggattcgaaccactgaccttctgcatgcaaggcaaatgcaccacctccatgccatctttccagcccccaggagcgatttctgagtgtagagccaggagtaacccctgaatgctgctggatgtggcccaaaaaccaaaataaaaacaatttatttttcctgAGTCACCACTCCCAGAAAGCCTGCCCTGGTTGCCCTTGATTGGCTGGAACCTCGTTTCTGAGTCCTGTACCTGTCACTGTCCTCCATAGCCATAGTCCTACAATGCAGGGATAGAGCCTGggtttatttcttctgttttgtttttttttggttctggttttggttttggttggtgctcaggggttactcctggctctgtgctcagaaatcgctcctggcaggctcgggggaccatatggggtgccaggattcgaaacacagtCCAccttgagttggctgcatgcagtgcaaatgcccgccactgtgctatctctccggcccaggatcGAGCCTGTGTAACTCGAGTTTCAGGATATAGTGGTGGCTGAACAGTAGAAAGGGGGACAGTGGGAGGAGatacttggggtggggggtgtcaaTCTAGTCAGCCAGTGGGGGTCAACTTTTGTCTTCTTGGTGCCATTTGGGACTGAGACGCTCCTCCCAGCTGATGACCAGGAAAGACCGGGTCCTAAGCTGATGACCGGAGACCTTTTATTCCAACTGGGAGATGTGCAGAATGACAGGATGCAGCAGAAGCATTGCTGGGGGAACAAGGCGCCAGGGAGAAGATAAACATAAACATTGGGGCTTAGGAATGTCTCTCGAGGACACAGTGGCCAATAGTAGTGGCCAGTTGTCTTCCTTAACCGGAGCTCTGTGAGGGCTGAAGGCCAGCCCAGAGTCAAGCCAGAGAGTGACCACTAATCATGGGGCGACAGCACCCTTCTTGCGCTGTCCTCCCCTCCATCTCTGGAGCAGTGTCTCTCCACAGCTCTCACCTCAAGGAGAACCCCCAGAGCAACTGTTCTATGGGGTCCCCCGAAACAGTTGCTCTTCAGGGTTCCATCTGCCAGGCGATTTGAGAACAGTGTCACAGGGTACCTAATGTGGGGGGACAATTCTGTCCCCACCTTCCCAGCAGCTGTTTCTAGTGAAAAGCGACAGGCCAGGGCTCCCACTGCCAGGTAGATACAGCAGGACATGGGGGGGTATATATTTATGTGTGCATacgtgtgtgtgttttggggagaCACAGCTGTCATGGTATGGTGGTCAGTGtgtagcagagctcaggggtcctcaCAGCTCCCAGTAGCACCCCCCTTGGGGACCCCTACACCCCTTTCAGACAGGCCACACTGCTAACCTTCGGTGTCCCCATGGCCCTCCTGCAGCACGTGATCTTGTACCCGCTCGTGGCCAAGAGTCTTCGGAACATCGCGGCAGGCAAGGACCCGATGGAGGGCCAGCGACACTGCTGCGGCGTGGCCCAGATGCATGAACACACTTCCTTGGGCCACGCCGACCTGGACGCGCTGCAGCAGGACCCCCAGCCTCTGGTCTTCGACATCGAGATGCTGAAGGTGAGGGaaaccctcctcccccacaccaTAGCTCCCCAGCAGCCTCAGTGGCCCGAGCTCTGCCCGCCCTCAACAGGGGGTGGGACACTGGGCCGGGGCCCACCGAGGTTGTCAACTGGATAGCTTCTGAGTGCACGGTTTGCTTGCAGCTGCATCCGGCCTGTGTCTCCCCTGCCCCCCACAGGTGGAGAGCCCCGGCACGTACCAGCAGGACCCCTGGGCCATGAATGACGAGGAGAAGGTGAAGGCGGTGCCGCTCATCCACCAGGAGGGGAACCGGCTTTACCGCGAGGGCCGAGTGCAGGAGGCTGCGTCCAAGTACTACGACGCCATCGCCTGTCTCAAGAACCTGCAGATGAAGGTGGCCTGGGGCAGGCGGGCGGGCAAAGTGGGCCCAGGTGGGCAGCGGGGGTGAGAAGGCGCAGAGCTCATCATGTCCTGCCCTGGTGCCCAGGAACAACCCGGCTCCCCCGACTGGATCCAGCTGGACCAGCAGATCACGCCGCTGCTCCTCAACTATTGCCAGTGCAAGCTGGTGGCACAGGAGTACTACGAGGTCCTGGATCACTGCTCCACCATCCTTAACAAATACGACGGTGAGCACCCACGTCCGGGCAgggcaggacagggcagggcaggggcagggcagggcaggactcCCTGGGGCCAGCAGGCTAGGCTTCCAAAGGCGCGCGTCCTTCGAGAGCCGGGAGGCCTCATGCTTGCCTGCTGCTGTCCCCGCAGACAATGTGAAAGCCTATTTCAAGCGGGGCAAGGCCCACGCGGCCGTATGGAACGCCCAGGAGGCCCAGGCCGACTTCGCCAAGGTGCTGCAGCTGGACCCTGCCCTGGCGCCCGTAGTCAGTCGCGAGCTGCGTGCCCTGGATGCCCGGATCCGGCAGAAGGACCAGGAGGACAAGGCCCGTTTCCGGGGCATCTTCTCCCACTGACTGGCCTGccctgctctgccctgccctgcccacccTGCTGGCACGGCTTCTGCTTCTCTGTACATAAACACCCTGCTCTGCCCAATGGCTCTGTTCGGCTGGTCCCTGAGAAGGAGCAGAGAgcagagctgggggtggggggaatatgAGTTTCACTGGAGGCTGAGCTGAGTGTCCCACAGAAACTGAGCTGagtggggggccggagtggtagcacaatgattagggtgtttgccttgcacgcagctgacccaggacggacatgggttcaatcctcagcatcccatatggtctcccgagcctgccaggagcgatttctgagcacagagacaggagtaactcctgagtgccacccccaaaacaaaacaaacaacaaaaaaatgagctTAGTTTGGGGGGGCAAGCACATGCCCAGGTGGGAGGGCATCTCACACAGCCCTCCCGCCTCTGACCCCATCAATCTCCAGGGCCAGAAGTTTCTGTGAGAAACTATGTTGGGGCTGTGGGATCCCCTAAGAGTTGAAGATTCCTGGTGCAGGGGGGAAGGTAGAGGTCTGCGTTCAGCATCCAGGAAGGTACTGGCAGAGACGGGTTGGGGGAGCCCCATTATGAGAATTTGGGAAGCCCAGGCTCTATCTaggccctgccctgcccagcaGGGTCCCTCTGGGCCAAGAAACAGGATGCGAGGTACAGAAGGCAGGTCAGGCAGAGAGCAGTTGGTGTTTATTTTCATGGACGTACACGCATGGACAcccctgcccaccccaccccccagctgTGTCCCCCACGTGAAAGGGCAGTGACACTGAGGGGCAGGGAGGTGCAGGGGGTG contains:
- the AIP gene encoding AH receptor-interacting protein isoform X2: MADIIARLREDGIQKRVIQEGQGELPGYQDGTKATFHYRTLHSDQEDAVLDDSRTCGKPMELIIGKKFKLPVWETIVRTMREGEIARFHCDVKHVILYPLVAKSLRNIAAGKDPMEGQRHCCGVAQMHEHTSLGHADLDALQQDPQPLVFDIEMLKVESPGTYQQDPWAMNDEEKVKAVPLIHQEGNRLYREGRVQEAASKYYDAIACLKNLQMKEQPGSPDWIQLDQQITPLLLNYCQCKLVAQEYYEVLDHCSTILNKYDGDLFQAGQGPRGRMERPGGPGRLRQGAAAGPCPGARSQSRAACPGCPDPAEGPGGQGPFPGHLLPLTGLPCSALPCPPCWHGFCFSVHKHPALPNGSVRLVPEKEQRAELGVGGI
- the AIP gene encoding AH receptor-interacting protein isoform X1 translates to MADIIARLREDGIQKRVIQEGQGELPGYQDGTKATFHYRTLHSDQEDAVLDDSRTCGKPMELIIGKKFKLPVWETIVRTMREGEIARFHCDVKHVILYPLVAKSLRNIAAGKDPMEGQRHCCGVAQMHEHTSLGHADLDALQQDPQPLVFDIEMLKVESPGTYQQDPWAMNDEEKVKAVPLIHQEGNRLYREGRVQEAASKYYDAIACLKNLQMKEQPGSPDWIQLDQQITPLLLNYCQCKLVAQEYYEVLDHCSTILNKYDDNVKAYFKRGKAHAAVWNAQEAQADFAKVLQLDPALAPVVSRELRALDARIRQKDQEDKARFRGIFSH